The sequence ACCATAAACACTTGTGCCTGCATTCGCTCCTGTTAGAAGCTCATAAGCACCACCCAACTCGGTGTAGTTCATTGGAATGGTTAGTGTGTGGTGCAAACCAAACGGCAGTAGTAAACGCTCTAATGTACCGTACAGGAACGGAGCCACGATAGGCGCAGTGTCTTTAGAGGTTGCAATCCATTGACCAAAATCATTAAGTGCACCTTGGATTAAAGGCCATACAATCGACAAAATAAGAGCAATGATTACCGAGTAGTAAATCACCACAAAAGGTACAAAACGCTTGCCATTGAAGAAGGCTAATGCCTCAGGTAGGCGAGCGAAATCGTAATAACGGTTGTACAAGTTGGCACCTAAGTAGCCAGACATAATACCGATGAACACACCCATATTGAGCGCCGGTGCGCCTAAAATATTGGTAAAGAATTGGGATACAGGGAGTTCAGTGCCAAACAAGCTCATCACAACCGCATCAGGATCAGCGAGCATAGCGTTATCGACACCCAATATCACCCCAGTGATGCGGTTAATGAGTATGAAGGCGATCAACGCGGCAAACGCACCACCCGCACGCTCTTTTGCCCATGAGCCACCAATAGCAACAGCAAACAAAAGATGAAGGTTAACGATGATGCCCCAACCAATGTTTTCCATAATGGAGCCTAATGTTTCAACAGCTCCAATACCCCCGGCATACATCGCGACAACTTTACCTAGGGATATCATTATACCCGCTGCAGGCATCACCGCGATTACAACGATCAGGGATTTCCCGAATCGTTGCCAAAAATCAAACGACAGTAACTTACTCACAAATAACTCCTCGATTTAAAAACTGGCGACGTTTTTTAACGCCTTGCCATAAATACTATTTAGTGCGTCCTTACAACCACTACGACAAATGTACGCATCGCGCTGAAGGCTATCATTGCTCTCTCGAGACTCGATGAACCAGGGGTGCTCATCTCAGCTGGAATTACTCAATAAATCCATGATAGCGCGAATGCCATTATTGGCGTCTTGGTTTGTATCAATAAACTACGGGGATAGATTTGGTGGTCGGTCGCTTCTTCCACCACACGACTGGCGTTAAGCGCATACTATTATTGTGAGTCATCTATGCTTCTGTGCCACTTCGTATGTTATCGTTAACACAAGAGGTTAAATGGAATTTATTTTGACTCAATGCAAATTTAAAAAAACTGTGAGGTGAACCTCATAACCCTAAAGGAACTGTGAGCTTTCTCTCATTTTGAGTTCGAATGTGCCTTCAACGGAACTGAAGTCGCGCTTGATCAATTTCTTAACCGCTTGATAGCCCACTTCATAATAATTAAAGGCGACACTAGTCAGGCTAGGGACTAATAGATCGCTGTAGTCATAGTCGCCCATGCCGACAATCCACACGTTATGACCAATCTTTAATTGCTGCTCTTTAGCGCGACGGTATAAACGAATGGCTATATTATCGGTAGCACAAAAATAGACGTGGTTCGGCTGCAATTGAATGTCTTGGTAACAGGCCTTTTGCTCTGAGTTGGCCAGTGCTTGCAACGAAAAATCCAACTCAGGGACGGTGTCAGTAATGGTGGCTTGCATCAGCTTTGTACGGCTTGAAAGCATACGCTCATCATAAATATAATGTGCGGCTGCTAGCGGTGCCTGCTGCTGTTTTAATTGAGTGATGGTTTGTGAAACTAACGCTGTAATTGCTTCTTGTTCTGGGTAATGTAAACAGCAATGGTGGGGGCTGTTTTTACCAATAAACAACACATTATCTAAGCTTTGATAAAACGTCTCTTCGACACTGTGCTTTGAAGCAATGATAATCGTGCCCAATGCGTTGAGGCCATTAAACTCTCTCACCGCTTGGCATTCTGACTCATGGTTAAACCCAGAGGCATGAAAAAGCATTCGAACTTGTGATTCATTGGCAGCAGCGAGCGCCCCTTTAATCACCAAGCTTGTTGTATACGACTCAATACGAGGAGCGACGAAACCAATAATGTTAGATTGGCTACGGATGGAACGAGCAAATATATTCGGTGTGTAATGACTTTCTTTGACGATAGCATCAATTTTACGGCGATTTTCCTCCGAAACATAACCGTCATTAAAGTAACGTGACACGGTCATTGTCGAAATCCCAAGCTGCCTTGAAATCTCTGCCATGGTCATTTTTTTACTCATCGAATACTTCCTACAATCATCCATTATTGCCATAGTATCCAATATATTGGCGGACAACACAGCAAATAAAACAGGGTAGTCGCATGAGTGTTTGATTTTTGTTCACCTCACTATGTGTTGACAGGAAGTAAAGGGCAGGGAGCAAGCAGAGCTTGATGCCAAGCGCTGCTATATCTGATTGGACTTACCTGTTGTTTGAAAGCTCAATAGAGGCTTTGAGTAACTCACACAACTCTATCGAACCCATACCAACATTGCGTAACACAAAAGGTTTGGCAATGCGATTTAAAGAGATACAGACCTCATAATGGAAATTACCCTTTAGCGAATATTCACGGACGTACACATCTTTGATTTTTTTCAGGCTGATTAACCGTTGAGTATGAGGATAAGTGATGACTAAAGTATCCTGATCTATTTTAAAGCCAGTTGAGGTGGTCAAGTATTCATAAAGACAAAATAAAAACATAAAGAGACCCATGATCATCAGCCAGATGGCATCCCCACGTTGTTGCATTAACAGCCAAAAACACCCAGCAAGAATGGCAAGAAAGCTCAAAACGTAGCCGACGTGATAAAGGACATTCTTGGAGCTAGAAACATTGTCAACTTTAAAATCCATATCAATATGATCGACGATAAATGCTTTCAGAGCCCTAAAGCCCTCTAGTTGATAACTCACCTTAATGAGAATGTCATCATTGATATCAACGAGATCTAAACGCTGGCTTCCGGCTCTCTCTTTGACTCTACATATCCTATTCCATGGAATTAGTCCCTTAGACTTTCCGAGATGTAGATACCAAATACCGTCCTGGTCAACAGCAACATGATTGGAAGAAAAATCACGTAGAGATTTGAACATAACAGCAATAAAAATGAGATAGATAAAACTAAGAGCGGAAAAAATAACATTATCAACACGGCTGTTGGAACTGCCTTCAGGGTTAACGACGATGTACAAAGCAGGCACTAACATTAGGACCATAAAGGCCAGACCAAAATACAATAAATACCGATATTTAGAACCTAATTTATACTCTTGCATAGACATACTTTACCTATAAAATTTCGAACCCATTATGCTAACTATTGCGCTTATCTACGCTCCTGAAAGTAGCCGGCTATCTGTAACCGCTCTTTATACTGGGTCAAAACATAGAGAGAGGGGGCCATATTAACCCCATACAAAAATAGAACCAAAAAGGTAGCCAAAACAGAATTCTGGATAGAAGGAAGGTTGATACTAACCATGTAAAACAATGGTGCGACCATCATCATTGCATACACCACATAAACCATCATAGAAAGAGTGAACTTTACCGATCCTTGGAAAGTGAAGGAAAGCCAGAGTAATAGCTTCACATACCCCAATGTCACACAAAGAGAACAAAGGCTAAACACGATGATGAGTATTAGCTGAGGTTCAATCATGGTCATGGCCTTTCGGGAATAATCCGAGCACAACAAGCGTCCAACACACTAATTCCATTACTAGGCCTCAGTAAGAGGTTTACTGTCATCTGCTACATTATTAGTTGATGCTTCTAATGCTATGACTTTTGTTCCGGCTATCAAGTCGTGAATACAGCGCTTATCCTTGCGAAATACAAACAAGCCATCAATGGTAACTGCAAACTGACCCACTATAGGCAGCGAAGCCGCGATAGTGATCGGCAGATAACGCTTTAGGAATAGTTTTGGTAACCCAATGTAGTTATCGCTTGCATCTACAATTGCGATTTCAAACACATTTTTCCCGATGGTTTGACCTTTTGTATGTAACAGATAGCCATGGCACAAGAGGTACATCACCCAACTGTAAAGCATGAATATAAGTGATTCAAAGAGTGGCAAATTACCTACCGCCATTATTCTTTGTCCGAAGTCGGTGTACCAAAGCACTGGTATCGTGTAAGCCATAGCAATTAAACTATCAATGATTACAGCCCAAAAACGTGACCATCTAGAAGCTAATTTAGTATTAGATTTGACTGATATTTGTTCTTCCATGTATTAAACTCCGGTTTGTTGTCTCGTTAATATATTTTGGTTGGCCACATAATGCAATCTAATTGTTTATTTTCAAATTGCTCAATAAATAGGTCTTGTGCATAGAATTCAATAGTGAACACTTCACCTTGATGAACGTTAATGTTAATTTAGTTAATATATGTTTGATGTGTCCCTTTCTCTTTGGTTACTAATAATTATCTGGATTTTATTGTTATTTTACATGACCTTGTTAATATAAATTTCATGAATGGCAATAAAGTTATCTTTATTGACCAGTTGATTAATTATCAAGCCTGAAGGCAACTTTCTGTAAGTGCCACCTTTTGGAGAGAAATATGAGCTACTACCACCTGTACCGTTCATGCTTGCTTTGCTTTTTTTAGTTTTCTTGATAGTCGGTGTATTTGGAGGTATCTACTTAAGCCGCTACAAGAAAGAGAAAATCGGTCTTGGAGGGTATTTTGAATCTGTCGCTTTTCTGTTCTGTGATAGTTATAAACTGACCAAAGAAGGCCAGAAGGTGCAAGTTATATTGAGAAAAGTATTCCTGACCTTTGGCTTCTTGTTCTTTTTCGGGTTTTTCCTACTTGGCTGGAGCCTTTCGAGGTAGCTCAGTAAGGCAATTGACCATCAGAAAATATTGTCCGGGGGCTAGGTATGCTCACGGTATTGGCAAAGTTCAATAGAAAACAATAGGGCACTTCTAAGTTGCGAAGTGCCCAGCATCTCTATTTTGGATTCGAAGTCACGACTCTAGTATTGGCAAATGTGACGAAGATGATCTCTTTCATGAATTCCATAGATTTGATCATTACCGATCTGTGATAACAGAACTGTCAGTGTTTCCGCTAGATAGCTCCCATAACGTATCCCAGTAATATAGATGCACTTACGTGAGTTCATTGAATTTTTGCTCAAAGTTTTTTTGAGTCCTTAAGCAAAAGTAACTGACCTTTTTCGATGCCTGATTGATTGTAGTAAAGATGCATTTTTTCAATATGTCTGGCTGGCAACAGTGCTTTCTAGTTCGGCTGTTTGTATTAGGTTAGCCGCAGTAGTGAATATCATACAAGCCATGGAAACAAATAACTTATTCACAATACTCTCCTTTAGCGGGTAGCAAGGTATAGACACCGCCACTAAGCAAGGAGTTATAACGTAAGTAAGCGAGTGTTCTTTCTTTTGTATTGTACGTTAGGGAAGTTAACTTGTCGGTTACATTTAGGTTATCAATACTAATATTCATATAGGCTTGACATGCATGGGCTTTTGTATGCAACTTTGCAATTTTACGTGCAAGAATTTTACTTTCGTGAGTATCATCATTGAAATCGTGGAGCATCGGTTTTTGGAATGCATGAGCGAATTGTTTTACTAAATGTTTTGTTGGTTCGTCTACCTGAAGATTGTCAATATAGTCTTCTATGTCATCTCTGATTCCATTCTTATTAATATCGATGCCAGCAAGATTATCCGAGCGATCTAGAAGGTGATGATAATGTTTATAAATGTAATCTAGTTGCTCTGTAACACGACTCTTTGATTTTAGTTCTGCAATCATTTCATCAGAAAGAGCTATTTTACTCGCATTGGATTTTTCTACTTCACTGTGCTCAGATTTACACCCTATGATCGAAAATAATATTAACATTATTGTCAATAATTTCATGTCTTTACCTCCAATTTATATAGTTTGAAAGTAGAGCAGGTTTATAAATTGGTTTCTAGTGTCAATAATGAGAATTTGGTTTTATTCTGGATTTTCTGACTTCAGTTTTCATATTGATAATAATAATTTCCATGAGTTATGTACGTCGAAACAATTTAATTGGTACTATGTGTAGCTAAACCAATTAAAAATTATCTTACATCCCTAGTTTTACGGGTTAATACGTTTTTCTGGGAAGTGGAATTGAAGGAATATCGGAAGGTATGTAAAGTTTCGATGTTTGAAATCACCTTCCATCCTGCTCTGGCTCACATTTGGGTTGGGGTCAAACGCGAAAGCTACAGTACTTCGGTAAATGACCAATCGCTATAATAGTGGGTCAGAGAGAATAGCTTGTCGTTAACTCTGACCCAACATCCCTCTAACTCCCTTTCTTAGGCAGCACCCCCCCGGTCAAATACAACCCTACCGCCGCCAACACCGGATACCCAAACGCCTCGTTGATCATGTCGCTGATCGGCTGCCAGTCGAACCCATGCATACACCCAATCACCACCACCGAGTGCAACAACACATAAGGCACGGTGAACAGCAACACAATGGAACGTTGCACTATCTTGAATGGCTCATACGCCTTGAGTAGGGAGAGTTTGTATTTTGCTTTCTCTTCATCAGTAAAAAACATCGCATCTCCTGTCTTTGCTATCGTGTTGAGCCCTTGATTCAGTAGCTCGCTTGAGCCAAATATTCGTTGCCAAATGGTCAAAGTCGACTCCTCTAGAGTTTCTTTCAGGAAGGGTTTATTTCAGGTTGTCTTATGACTGGGTGAAAACGTGCATAAATAAAGTCACCAACATCAAAACAGGGACAGGCTTTAGCAGCGTCATAATCGCGATGGCCTTTTATGTTG comes from Vibrio astriarenae and encodes:
- a CDS encoding RDD family protein, whose translation is MEEQISVKSNTKLASRWSRFWAVIIDSLIAMAYTIPVLWYTDFGQRIMAVGNLPLFESLIFMLYSWVMYLLCHGYLLHTKGQTIGKNVFEIAIVDASDNYIGLPKLFLKRYLPITIAASLPIVGQFAVTIDGLFVFRKDKRCIHDLIAGTKVIALEASTNNVADDSKPLTEA
- a CDS encoding PTS transporter subunit IIBC, with translation MSKLLSFDFWQRFGKSLIVVIAVMPAAGIMISLGKVVAMYAGGIGAVETLGSIMENIGWGIIVNLHLLFAVAIGGSWAKERAGGAFAALIAFILINRITGVILGVDNAMLADPDAVVMSLFGTELPVSQFFTNILGAPALNMGVFIGIMSGYLGANLYNRYYDFARLPEALAFFNGKRFVPFVVIYYSVIIALILSIVWPLIQGALNDFGQWIATSKDTAPIVAPFLYGTLERLLLPFGLHHTLTIPMNYTELGGAYELLTGANAGTSVYGQDPLWLAWVSDLNNLKLSDPATYQHLLDTVHPARFKAGQVIIAASSLIGIGLAMYHCVDKDKLKQYKPMFLSACLAVLLTGVTEPIEFMFMFISPVLYIAHAVLTGVAFALVDVMDLRIHSFGLIELLTRIPMMVSAGIGGDLVRFALVCIVFFVVNYTLFRVLIVKFHLPTPGRKGNYLDESSEGMSEEEKLDIIIKNLGGRGNIAEIDACMTRLRITVNDPALVAEYSLWKPTGALGAVIKEQGVQVIYGPGVDRIKSKLIDRYSAQPA
- a CDS encoding chromosome partitioning protein ParA — encoded protein: MKLLTIMLILFSIIGCKSEHSEVEKSNASKIALSDEMIAELKSKSRVTEQLDYIYKHYHHLLDRSDNLAGIDINKNGIRDDIEDYIDNLQVDEPTKHLVKQFAHAFQKPMLHDFNDDTHESKILARKIAKLHTKAHACQAYMNISIDNLNVTDKLTSLTYNTKERTLAYLRYNSLLSGGVYTLLPAKGEYCE
- a CDS encoding LacI family DNA-binding transcriptional regulator, encoding MSKKMTMAEISRQLGISTMTVSRYFNDGYVSEENRRKIDAIVKESHYTPNIFARSIRSQSNIIGFVAPRIESYTTSLVIKGALAAANESQVRMLFHASGFNHESECQAVREFNGLNALGTIIIASKHSVEETFYQSLDNVLFIGKNSPHHCCLHYPEQEAITALVSQTITQLKQQQAPLAAAHYIYDERMLSSRTKLMQATITDTVPELDFSLQALANSEQKACYQDIQLQPNHVYFCATDNIAIRLYRRAKEQQLKIGHNVWIVGMGDYDYSDLLVPSLTSVAFNYYEVGYQAVKKLIKRDFSSVEGTFELKMRESSQFL